The sequence below is a genomic window from Alosa alosa isolate M-15738 ecotype Scorff River chromosome 5, AALO_Geno_1.1, whole genome shotgun sequence.
GCCTACAGCTGCTTCAATTTACTCTGACTGGTTAATGTTACACTATGGTCGTCATTTTTGTCATGCCCTGGGCAGATCCCTGATGCAGGGTCTGGATATTGACTCAGGGACATTTGACATTGACACATCTGACTGGGAACAGCGTCTCCCTCCCGCTGCCTCCAAAACTGTCGTGCAGAGCCTGCCCGTTGTGATCATCAGCCCTGAGCAAGCAGGTGtgttgcaccccccccccccatccaccATTTGTAAAGTGACACCTCACCTGATGTCCCATTCTATGATGATGTTAACCACCTGTCTGTCCGTTGGTTTTTTCTTCAACCATAAGACAAAGGACTGAAGTGCCCCGTGTGTCTATTGGAGTTTGAAGAGCAGGAGTCAGCGCGGGAAATGCCCTGTAAACACCTGTTCCATTCGGGCTGTATCCTGCCTTGGCTTGGCAAGGTGAGCACTGAGCAGCATCAGGTTCACATTACAGTGATGGGCACCTTGAAAACTGTTCTGTTTAAATTATGTTCTGTAGTTTACTAGTCTTCTATACAAATTCATAGACATTATCATATTGTTTACCAGAAATGGGCCTATTTAATTAGAGCTTATGTTACAATTACACTTGGTCTTGATGTTCTCATGTGCTGTAAGATACAGTTTGTATTTAATATTGCATAATCGGACTGTGTAGtattctttcctcttttcaTGCTGTAATGTTATATCTATAGACCAACTCATGCCCCCTGTGCCGTTTCGAGTTGCCCACTGACAACCCTGATTATGAGGAGTTCAAGAAAGACAAGGTGAGCACTGCAGTGAGGTGCAGTATCCGCACAGTGACATTTCTTCCCTGAAACACGTTTCACTTGTAACCTCCATATTTGCTTGATTTTCATCTCACTTTTGCAGGAGAGGAGACGACAGCGGGAACACAGACTAGAAGATTTACATGGGGCCATGTACACATAGCTCCAGCCAACAGGAGAGACTCTTTTGCACATCCACTGCAGCATTCACCTAAGACAGTAAACATTTTACTATAACAATCAGGACAAGAAGGACCCGGGAACATTCTTTTTAAatttgctgtatgtaaatataaatgaTCATTAATGTTTTTATGCCGATGTATGACAGATATAATATGTGATGCTGATTTCATGTCCATGTGATGATAATTAAAAGTAAGAATGGCTGCTGACATATGTACATTTGCCATCTTCAGTCTGTTAAGCTACAACACAAAGTAATGCAGAAGGATACCCTATATAATATAGACATTAGTTAGAAACGCTCACTGTCAGTTCTCTGATGTTCTATGTAAAGATTTATTGGACTTATTTATTGTAATTGTACAGGCCTTAAAGGAACACGGCGTTGGAATTTGCTAATCTAGGCTAACGTTGCGTCAGATTGACCACACCacaaattagtggttatgggcTGGGTTCATACGCCTCCTTGAGACAAAATCTACCACAAACATTTTGGAAAGTTGGACACAACTGTTGCCAAGTGGAAAAACACCAATATGGAAATCATGTGCTTCAATTGAGAAATGGTGTGATTCCACAAAATTTAAATCACTGAGACAACATGTGGACCCTTGACAAGTTTCATAAATTCTGCAGGGCTTCAAAGTTTACGAAATTTGACATGCAGGGGTGAGTTTCCCAAAActatagttgctaactaagttagcagcTTTGCTAAAAACTACAACTTtgttaactaagttagcaactttgttggttgcaatgcaatttcacATCGCCAACCAACAGGTTAGcagctatggttttgggaaacgcacccctgaatCACTGCCAAAAACTTTGCTTGCACATGAAATTTCATGTAATTCTGTATCGAACATTTCAATACCTTTTTGGACCCCAATGATCAGTGAGGGAAACAAATAGTGACGCCTGTTTAAAATCATATCAGTTTTACTTTCATGATAAAACACCAtaatcaacataaaaaaaaaaaaaatacatttgtaaACATTATATAGTCTATTTTGACACCATAATCTATAAGTAAGGTTGACAATGAAAGAACAGctctgacaaaaaaacaaattcagaTTCAGTTTATTTGTTACTTGAATATAAATCTCTTGACAAAAAGAAATCAGAATTGAAAGCAACACAAATCAGTCATTTAtacaagaaaagaagaaaaaaaaaacattcagtcACTGTTATCTTACTGACATTTGGTTGAGTCTAGTTTCACCCACTCAATTATCCAAATTCACCACATAAAAATAtcattgtgtttttgtattttaaaaagagACTTACAAACAGTAGAACAGATAGAAATGCaacttttaaaaagaaaagctcTCAGAGCTGGTggcatttgttgttgtttacatttCCTTCCCAAAAATGGCCACATTAACCAAACAATACGTAACCGATCACATTCACAGTGGGTGAAAACTAAGTCAAGGTGGGACTTCAAAACAAGGCTTCAAGATGTGCTTTTTCTGTTTACACAGTAAAGTATTTTATGAATCAAAAAAGGGGTTAAGGGCTTGGAGACCATCATGTTTGACATTCTGGTaacaacaacattttacagtaaCCCATTGCAGAAATATTGAATAGTAATGTGAACCGTCTTCTTACATGCCATGTGTGGGATTCGTTTTGGTTTTAGACATCAAAACACACTGAAGTGGAAGCTGGGATAGTAGAGGTTCGTGGTGATTTTACATAATTGGCACCAATCGTAGTTCAAATGTGGTCAGAAATGTTTGATGCATTAAAACAGTTTATGGAGACAATCTATTTAATGCTTTGATGAAACTACATGCCAGTAAAACTAATTTGAACTGGACTGAGGTGAACATTTGATTTAACTATAGAGCAATTCATCGTCATCCTGCACAGAGATGAAAAGTAACAATGATAAGTCCATGTATGAAAGACTCCATGTATGAAAGACTCCATGTATGAAAGACATAAGATAAAAACATTGGGAGTGCATTACAGTGAAAAATAATGAAAAGCCACTGAAACTGTAATTATAAGCACCCCTGACATATACATGTATACAAGTATGGTGCATTTTCTAATGATCTTGTAGTGCTCCAACACAAAAATAAGTAAGGCTTAGGGAATACTCTGTATATGTTTCTTACATACGGAGGTGAACAGCACACAGATAATATATATTTCCATGAGCCTATATACACACCAAAAATGTAGAGGGAGGTGAGTATTGAGATGCCAAAAATACAACATGGTAAAACATGTTTGACACTTATATTGCAACATGGAGGAGAATTGTGGTGATCACATATGTCTTTCCTCTGTTAAACTGATTTTAAATGTTGATTTTTGCTGGTAAATAACATTGTAAAACGTCTCAAACAAGATTATCCCTCTGGCTACAGCTCAaataccttacacacacacacaccagaccacCTAGCCATATATAGTAATCTCTAGTAATATTTATGGCCAGggtcaacaaaaacaaatccataaagtatgcatgtttttttccttctgtaCACTACTGAGTCAAATACACCCCccactcccatacacacacacacaaacacacacgcttccCCCTGAAAAGCACGCTAGCCAGCAATCAGAGGTAGCTAATGTAAAAGTAATTGTAAATGCTTCTGGTGTGGTTCTCCAACCATCCAGTGATTGTACACAATAGAGGATAATCAACATGTTGCGGCAGATGAAGGTTGTATTCAGTGGCGCTTTGGCTCTATCAAGGACCTCAGCGTCAGAAAGATTCCACCCATTGTGGTAAATGGCATTTGGTAAAAACAAGTGTGGCAGTGTGGATGGCAGAGTTGTAGTTCACACCAGTGCCCACCAGGGGACGCCACCATCAAAAGCAAAAGCATATGGCCTTGAGGACAAAGTAGACAGGACCTGAGAGGATGATCTATAGCATGGCTAAACTGATCATAGTGGTGGTTTCTGTATTGTTGTTTGTATCCGACACAGGAAGTAACATGAAGAGTCTGACTGGACACAGAGGTCATCCATAAATGCCACCTTAAAACAAGTTGTGGTTAAAATAAGGCTTCCCAGGAACCAGCCTAGGCACCAAAACAATCAGCACAGACATTTGCCAGTTTCAGTGTGGACAATTCAGAGTGCCATCTCCAGTTGACATTGGCCAGGAGTAGGCTATGCAATTTGCTACATGAACCAGTGAAGCAAAAAGGCAGTAAAGAATGTTCCTGTACTCTGTAAGTTACAGCACTACTGTGCTATCCTGGCTAACACAAATAGGCAGGAATACAACATGGCAGCTAGATATTGGTATAGAAACGACAACAGCACAAATTGCCTAGAATATGCCCTCTGTGATAATAATGATTCAAACAGATCTCAAAAAATACATTGAATTGTAGTATCCAATCATACCACAGTGATAGGAAAACGGCTGCAGTTTCACAATCTTGCTGAAGTCACTGTTAATCTCAGACAACGGCACTTGTTTTGAGTATGGCGTCAAAGgtgaaaattttttttttttttttaccaacagTATGTACATGCAATCATCTTAAAAATAACCGTTCAAATTGCCAACATAATGTGCTTTTCTACAATGACCAGGAGCAAAACTTTGCTATATTTAGTGGAGtggtgaaaaaaacaaaacaatgctgTATTCATGATTCATCTTAACCCATACACATTTCTATTACAATTCAAGATCTCCACCTCTATTACAAAATTAGAAGTGTTCAATAAATCATCTCTAATTCTACATTGATCACAAAACAAGAATATTCTCAAAAGGAAACTCAGTATTAATTTTGTTGTGTGCAAAAGTAATCAGCTTTGCCATTGTGAGAAAGGACTGCCAGCATCCTGAACCACAGGGACCTGTCAAACCCCAAACAAATCCACCTAGGGGTCTTAAAACCCTTAAGCcggtaccgtcacaccggtgtgacgggaatgttggaaattgaacgctctaaagaatatctgggttcattgaattcaacatggaattttagaaccctacattgttgcggaacagaatgttctcttagaatgttcaaaactccccTGCTGAAGGGTTAAAAACGTGAAAGGGGCCAAGCCTCAAAGCTCTCTCTACCTCACATTTGAGGTAAACGTACAGCGATCATGTGCGAAATATCTAGCATTGTGAACATTTTTAGTAAATTTCTGGCAATCAAGTTTGTCTATGTAGAACATTCTTCTCAAGAGCACTTCCTAAAGGGCTTGAGATTGAGGGTCACCCGGACGGGTTAAtacaacaaacatacacacgcacacacacaaaaactagcACAGGCATCAAACATTCCTCTATCCTTATGCAGCAATCATCTTTCCCTCagtctcccctccccctctctctctctctctctcctggtccACTTCATCTAAAAAGTACCGGTCACCTCCACAGGAGCGGCGTACGTTCCGCAGGACACGTGACCAGGGTTGACGGGGACCTACAGCATGGCGATGCTCTCTGGTGTGCAGTTCAGGTGGGTGGAGGTGCTGCTCCCCCCGGGGGACTTGAGGCCCTTGGCACTCCCGCTGCCGAGGCCCCCCAGCCGCTCGCTCCCGCCCAGGATCATGCTGGAGCTCTGGTGGCAGGCGCGCTGCAGGCCGGCCATCATGGTCTCGCTGGTAACAGTGCCGAACTCGTAGGTAAAGGTACCATAAAAGACTAGGATGACCACAGTGAAGACCCACTCGCAGATGGCTGCTGCATGCTGCAGGACAAAGCTCTCGTGGATGAAGAAAGCACCACCTACAAGAGCTGGTTAAGGGCAGAACGAACCAACCCATACCAGAGCATTGTGTACATTACAGATAAGCAGTGACCAtttgcatactgtatataacCGTACGATATTCATACAGTAGTGATTGTTTAAACCAGTTAGATCTGGGACATTTAGGGCTGGTGTCCTAAACATGGATTATGCCTTATCCTAGACTAAAGGAAAAGTTCAGTGAAAATCTCCAtttgaaaaaaaacttttagtctaggactagGTATAATCCATGTACATGATACCAATAATgtttgtgacacacacaaaaacaaaatctcCAAAACAAATATAACACAGTTTCtatttttctgtgtgtatgttaagtGTTGTTAAGTTGAATAAAAGTATGTAGGCTATTAAATGCAGCTTCTGGAGCTAAAATGCACATGCTGCAAAATGAGCTTCAGAAAACTCCATATTTCACCTTGCGCAGCAGAATTGAGGGGCCAGGCCATCTTTTATGCTTGTGCGGGAGCAGACAGTTGGTCTCAGGGGCTTTAGCTAACGCACATGTTTAATTCACCACTCAATTATCCACCTAGAGTCACAACAAGCCACAACTTAAGTCTACCAAGAGCTACCAATCCTTAACCATCGACCTAGTGCAAGAAAACGTGACAGAAGATGCGAGAGCAAGTGGCATGAAGCCTAACCTGTTTTTCACTGATTAATCAGAACTTCATAAAGTTAAGAGCAAAGAATGTCCCATTCCTTGTGATCATTAGATCACATTGTGGGTGACAGTGCACACAGAagaaaagacataaaaaacaaTACGAAACTGCAATGAGGAAGATGGATGCTACTAAATGATGGAGTTATTGTGATAATTGCCCAGAATTGCCCCGAACTGCTCAAGAAGAACCCATATCAAAACTGACCTCAGTTCGCCAACTGACTGCAGGGATCAGATTTCCTGTTCTATTTTAATCCATCTTTCAAAGTGAACGGGCATTATCTAATCTTGTTGGAGGGCACCTGGCTTATTACATTTTTGTGAATAAGCCAAGGTGTGTTCATAACACTATGCCTTACAGTGCATCAGCTATGCAAAACATGTCACCCGCAACAAAGTGCCCAAACATGTGCCACCTTTTACTTCCCTATCACAGTTAGTTCTGTGATTCTAATCATACTTTGTGGCTTTTGCTCAAAGTGGGGTGTGGTGGTTATACATGGATCCCTTTATAAGTAGTCCTGAGGAAAAGGCATATAATGACTAAAAGTCTTCAATAAGTAGTGAGTTGTGCTACATTTAAGATATCTGTACTAAGCATCATCTCATGGTCCTCTCGGACGGTACTAGTCCTTTGGTCGAGGTACCAAGCAAGAAAGGATACTGAGGACGAGTGAAACCAGAGCGCCCACAGTCAGGCCAACCCGAACGTGTGCCATCCAGTAGTCCAGGGCAGTAAGGGCCACCCGGTAGGTGAGCAGACACTGCAGGGACACGAACACCATTCCGGCTGGGAACGCCACACCAGCCCCCACATAGTGGAGAGTCTTAGCATGGTCCACCTGACATACACAAGACACAATTAGACAATAAGTACATGGGGGGGAAATGTTCTTGCCATACATTGTTACAGATATACAGAGATGTACAGAGATgacaccatctctctcctctaagTGATGAGAGGAGTCAACACAACCGGATACTAAAAGAGGTTTTAGCACTGGAGGGCAATCCACACTTTTCACAGGGTGCTGCATCACAAGAGTTATTGGTTCCACCTGCTTCTTCAACATccttactgtaaaaaaaacgtaACAAACCCACCCAACTAACCAATACTGCCACCAAAATAATAGGTCTGCATACCCCAAACCTACAAGAACTAAACACTAAGGCCATTGCACGTATTGCTCATTCAATATCCCTGAACATTACCCACCCACTCTTCTCACCGCTACTTCTCACCCCTACCCTCTGGCAGGAGGTTTAGTAGCATAAGGTGCAATAAAGCCCGCTTCAGCAGAAGCCTAATCCCCTTAGAAATCCAAACACTTAACAACACAAAGCCCCACAGATAAATATATGCAGTGCAATAATGTATGTTTTTCCCATGAAACCCCCAATAATTTATGTAAAAGTCTGTGTCAAATGCCTGTGATGTATGTaaggtgtatgtctgtatgtcatTCCTATGTCTATGACCATGTATGTGCCATTCTGTGCCTGTGACCATGCAGAATGAAAAGCTGTATGGAAAATGTGAACAAGAATTTCCCTAAGGGGACaactaataaactaactaataaactaactaaACAGCTCTTGGGAATGGGGAAAGTGCAAGCGATCAATACACACCGATCATTATGACAGAGGTTGTAAGACATGAAAAACATAACTCATGATAACTGACCATGAGGACATTCTAGAGTGGGACATCCCTGAGTTCAACACATATTTGTATGCTGTGATTAAAGTATTGTGATAATGAATTAATCAAACCATAAAAGCAAGACTGTCCAGTTGTAGTGACAAAAAAAGCATTTACATTTTCTGCTTAAGGGCTCAGTATAATATCtgacagtaataataataataataataataataataataactgacAGACCTGGAAATTCCCCACCATGACTAAGCCAACAGCATTGCCGAACCCAGCCACCAGGCCACCAGTGTTGATCCAGCAGCCGTGGCCATGCTCAATCATCTGAGCATAGCGCAAAAGGCACACCATCACAACTACCAAGgggtagagaagagaagaaccCAAGGGGAATAAAATTATAAGTCAGAAATAGTTAAGCCATGGTTAATAGTTCGTTCATATTTAATGGATAGGGAACAAGGAACTAAGGTGAAAGATCATCTGAAGCAGATCATCTGAAGAAAGATCATTTGAAGCAACTGTGTGAGCTTTGACaagtgtttgagtgttttgtTGAGCACAGAATTAGCAAATGTCTCAACTAGAAGTTTTGTACTATTACTCAACAGCATTCTATAATACATACAAAGAATGGCCTGTAAATCCACACCCATTGTCCTCGGTGATGTCAAAGGCTTGTTTCTGCGGGCTGACGAAAACTAAGCCTTACCCATGAACGCTCCCACGTTACCAATCAGGCTGAATAGACAGCTTTCAGGAGGGAAGGATCCACATTTACTAGAAAAACAGAAACAAGACAAGAACCAGGGTAATCAGATCTCAGAGATAACTTAAGGAAAAATCTTATCTCTACGATACAATTTTATTTATTCCACCACAAGATAAAGACTGGGCATGGACAAGGTTTTAAAGGGTTTTTTACCTTGATTTTTAAGAGAGATTTAATGAAATTATAAAGTTTCAGTAGTATCAATGATGAGACATTTAATGCAAGTCTTCACCAGCGTATTTTACTAAATACTTTCAGATCTTGGATCTTCCACAATGAAGACATAATACAAATCTGTAAGGTTGCATAACGAGTCAGTGAAAAAACAACTCTGCTCAGCTCTGAACAATAGAGGCATGATTAGAGATAGGTGTCCACAACATATCCTTTACCTTATGAGGGGGATATCCTGAATGGTGCAGCATGTCTTTGGAAAGCCTGGTTTAGAGGGTTCCTCTGTGCATGTGACGTTGTACGACCTTGAAAATACAATGGACAGTAGACTTTAGAGATAAGTCAATCATAAAAAGCAACATTTCACTCCTTTGTGCTGAGGTTGTGGAAAAGGACATTTACACTTACCAGTTTTCTACTGGACAAACATGGTGGTTCATGACAGCCATAGCATAGCTGTCCAGACAGGGAAAGAAAGAATAAGTAATTTATTCAAGTTTACTCAGCTTCAATATGCCTTTCCCACTTGCTACAACAGATCCAAATTTAGCTTTGAATGAAAATCACAAAGCAACTAATGACCTTGGCTGTAGTCAGCATCTATCTCTACAGGGTTATGCTGGGGGAGTATTGCATTACATGGAGCACTTTCAcctttcattatttatttattattattatttttccaaaGTACTCACACTATCCATATTCCAGTGATGGAGAAGGCAGACAAGCTGACAGGCAGAACAATCCAGGCAGTCATCAGGCTGGCAGTGGCGCTGCTTCATCCACAGCATGAGGGAAGGGGGAACTGGAGAGTGGCAGAAGGGCAGAACCGAGGGGAGGGGGCAAGGCAGGGAGGCTAGAAGTTGGGGAGAAACAAGGACACATGGGAGACAAGGGGAAGGTTGTCATGAGAGAGGATGGAGTGGGGAAGAATGCTACTTTTCCTTCATCTGCCACTCCATCGCCAGGCTCTTCTGAGTAGGATTGGATGACAGAGGAAATGATGTGAGAGTTACTGTGCCCATGCCGGCATAGGAGAGTGTGTGAATAAGCAAGTCATTGTTCTTCTAAGTAGGCTTGTGGTCGTGGCTCATTGAGTGAGTGTGGCAATCCACTCTCCAAATGAGATTTGTTTTGCTAGGTTAAGACGATATTTAGAAGATATATTAAGAAGATATTTTATTCCTCAAATGTAAAGACGATAACCGCACACTGGTATGATATTACAGATTGTTTATTTAGAGAAGCGGTGTTGTTCACGCTCAATAAACAATCAGTAATATTATACCAGTGTGCGCGGTGAAGATCTTTACTTTTGAAGTCTGATATTCCTGCGTATTACCAGGACCTGGGATCCAAAAAGAGCAAGTGCACAGGGATATtgtcttatacatatttaattCCCTTGGGATGAATAATAGTACCTaatattatctatctatctatgttttaGGTTATAGACATTTTTGTGAGACATTCTTAGTCACTTGCAGACATATTCCAATCCATGGTTAGGAAGGGAAGTAGGCCTAATTCAAATTAAATCAAAATAGAAAGTAATACACAACATTTCCCAAACCCGGATTTCTTTTCATAACTAGGGCTAATCTGCATGCAAAGAAACATTCCCTCTTGTCAGCAAGAGGTTGAGTTTGGGTTTGCTTTTGAGATTCTTTTTCATCCTTCAGAAAGATTAAGATTGAGTAAAGTTTAATTTCAGAAAACAAAAATCATCTCATATCCTCAACAATTTTCAGAGTGAAATAGGATATCTAGTCTTGCAGACCTTGCAAGCAACTTTCTTCCTCCCTATCAGTTCAAACAGTCCATCATGGAAATGGATAGAGGAAGTGAGCGGACATTTTCTCCAGTGGAAAGAAAGCTGACTGAACTAAATTGTTTCTTGATACAATTACAggagactggagagagagagagagagagagagagagagagaagagagagagaggagacttcCGGGCTCCATTAAAGCCACATCTAATTTCGTATCAGTGGGCAGTTTTGATCTAATGGTCCATCTGCAGTCATTGAACACGATCATCACGTCATTGATTTTAATAACACGTTCAAGAGAAAAGGGCATTAGGGCTCCTGTGTCGCTTGCACAATGAAGTCACCCCTTTATACACAAACTATGAGTCACGCCGGTGGAACCTAAAGCACTTCACAATTCTAGAAATTGAACAATTGACTGAATGATTTCCAATGTTTTGACGTATGCATGGATTTCTACAAGGCAAAAACATATGGTGAACTCAACAGCTGCAAAAAAGTTAGCATAGCATATCCTCTACCGCTAGCTACCTTGCTCGGGCTGTTACCGTGCATCGGTTTTAACACAATGCATGTTAACAGAGTATTGTCAGTAGCTACCAAACTACTAAGTGACACAGCGtctgttctctaaatacatttACAGAGCATGGTGGCTGGAAACGAAAGCCGCACACTGTTATATCTATACAGCAAGGTAACTAGCAGGCTAATACCTGGCCCAAAGCATAACGTTAGGCTACACGCACAAAGCTCAACATACGTGTTTATGAGGCGTAAGAGGAAATGACCTACAGACTTCCAATTTGCCCTTAAATGACAGCAACACCGAGAAGACATACATACCGTTTCCTTGCAATGGCTTCCTCGAATCTGAGTGATCTTGATGTCgctttaaaatgtatttgtgaTTCCCTTGTTTCGGCAGGCCCGTTCCGTCAACACTGTAATTGTAGTTCCTCGCCTGATTTTCAGACATGCGGACACAACACTTGCAGTAAGAAAACACACCATTACCCACAATCCGTTGGGTAAGAAAAATAATTTTGCCGCTTACCAATGAAAACCCACATCATAGCCACGCCTCGGGGCCCATTGTAGCACAAAGTTAGTCTTCTTACAACAGTCTTACAACATTAGGCTATATATCCTGGACATTAGAATAGACGTGACTATAATTAAAGGCAAGATCTCAATCCAAGTGTATGAAAGTAACTTTTATGTAAGGTTGCTAGTGATTTGCaaattattcattttattcTTGCAATGATTTGTGGAGAGGATTGAGGAGACACCATTGTGAGAATtacattttagtagcctatgttctagtacctaggcctactttttatAGATGACTAAATTAATGTGAAATATGCATAATCTGTCCTCGTAAAAACGGAGAAACTGAGATTGGGATTGTTATTGTGACTGTCCTGGGGTAATCCCCATTGTAGCGTTAGCCTGTAAAACTAGTTCCCATCCCCTTTCAGGTATGCTTCTACTATATGAAATGGAACAATCTGCACTCTTGTCTCAGATGATGAAACAGTGAAGCTGTGCATGGACTGATAATGGTGGATTGTATACCACAGAAAACACTTTCTCTTGCCTAAGGTAAAATAATTGTTCCACTCTTCATGGACATACTAATTCTATATCATAGACTAATAACATATATTATAAGATAACCTATAATATAGTTGTATTAATGATTATTATTGTGATAGACATGTGAATATGATACCATGATGAGGAAAGTGTGATTTGGattttttgctaaaaatgtatTAACAGGTCATCTTTTAATGGGCCATGGCACACCATGGAGGTGCGTCTGTTTTGGTGTTTCTGACCTTCCTAAGCAGCATAGACTCAATGGAGAACTGCACGAACAACACAGATTTTCCATCTTTGGTCAACTTTACTCAGATTCCCGGGCAGGGCACTGAAAAGTTTGTAGGTTCACTGGAGCCTTTGTACAATTTTGCAAGGGTCTTTTTGGAGGCAGTTCAGCCAAGCAAATTTCCATTAGGTAAATAACACCCTGTTTGTTACTATGGCTGACTGAAATGGAAGGTGCCTGCTCCTTAGTTATAGCCTACTCATGTTGATGTTTTTGGTCTTGCCTCACTTTGTTTTACATTATGCTGCACTAACAGCTAGTTGCACTGTgccttaaatgttccttttttgtaagtcactttggatgaaagcatcagctaaatgactaaatataaatataaatgttcTAGACTACAGTACTTGCACAAGTTAAGCTAGTATACACAAATTAATTTTTACATATGCTTACTAATTTATGGACataaaccatagactgtaaaaaatagacataaacatatagcctacatatgatTCAAACAATCATGGTTATTCATGAGAATAAAATCAAGGaacttttcatttttatttagaCCTATATAACTTGCTATAAAGATCATGCGAAATGACATGTAAATTAATCTTCCTTCTCAACCTTTTACAAAAAGTTAATTCTTGATCA
It includes:
- the rnf181 gene encoding E3 ubiquitin-protein ligase RNF181, with amino-acid sequence MTSYFDEHDCEPTIPEEQYRQNALLELARSLMQGLDIDSGTFDIDTSDWEQRLPPAASKTVVQSLPVVIISPEQADKGLKCPVCLLEFEEQESAREMPCKHLFHSGCILPWLGKTNSCPLCRFELPTDNPDYEEFKKDKERRRQREHRLEDLHGAMYT
- the tmem150aa gene encoding transmembrane protein 150Aa, whose translation is MTAWIVLPVSLSAFSITGIWIVYAMAVMNHHVCPVENWSYNVTCTEEPSKPGFPKTCCTIQDIPLISKCGSFPPESCLFSLIGNVGAFMVVMVCLLRYAQMIEHGHGCWINTGGLVAGFGNAVGLVMVGNFQVDHAKTLHYVGAGVAFPAGMVFVSLQCLLTYRVALTALDYWMAHVRVGLTVGALVSLVLSGAFFIHESFVLQHAAAICEWVFTVVILVFYGTFTYEFGTVTSETMMAGLQRACHQSSSMILGGSERLGGLGSGSAKGLKSPGGSSTSTHLNCTPESIAML